The DNA region CGACTTTTTCGTTTAGATCTTTAACAGCATCAATAAGTACTGCTATGAGGCTCGTGTAGTTGATCAGTTTGTTTCCATCTGGATCAGTCAGGACAATATTGGGTAGAACTTGCTCTACTTCCTGGGCCAATAGTCCGATTTCCTTTCCATCTCCACCTTTTCTGAACTTGGTGTTATCGGAATTGTCTGTGAAATTGTATGAAACGGGTCTGAGTTGTTTAATAATGGATAAACTTTGGGATAGGGATTGGATGCTATTTTTAGCTCTAGCGTCAGAATAATTATATACATTCTTTACCTGAATACTGTTGAATGTACTGGTTTGTGAATTATAGAACACTACTTGATCCAAATGACTTGCCAAACGAGTTGCAGCTGGGGTTACATCAATTTGAAAGAAATTACTA from Bacteroides sp. MSB163 includes:
- a CDS encoding tail fiber domain-containing protein, with translation MKTKTTTISKTILALALLIICTMVNAQIKYDSKGNLTIGDLTQYKYYSQTILSNGVYLTGPSSNFFQIDVTPAATRLASHLDQVVFYNSQTSTFNSIQVKNVYNYSDARAKNSIQSLSQSLSIIKQLRPVSYNFTDNSDNTKFRKGGDGKEIGLLAQEVEQVLPNIVLTDPDGNKLINYTSLIAVLIDAVKDLNEKVAALEAQQ